A section of the Salmo salar chromosome ssa05, Ssal_v3.1, whole genome shotgun sequence genome encodes:
- the LOC106605653 gene encoding protein lin-28 homolog A: MAEGGLGKGGDRGEEPGSLLGGQQQFMHGAGHCKWFNVRMGFGFISMTSRGGTPVDPPMDVFVHQSKLHMEGFRSLREGEPLEFTFQRSPRGLESVHVTGPGGGPCSGSERRQKPKQPIPQQRWKPKGDRCYNCGGLDHHAKECGLPPQPKKCHYCQSATHMLAHCPHRPPGPLSPGHATAIQGRRTTVDQYPSTFTTTSYSPSPRQGNRHSQPSQDSSPPLSKSSSKSSSSPENPAQIQRRSGAHHRWKQS; this comes from the exons ATGGCCGAAG GAGGTCTGGGCAAAGGTGGcgatagaggagaggagccagGATCCTTGCTGGGTGGGCAGCAACAGTTCATGCACGGCGCAGGCCACTGCAAGTGGTTCAATGTGCGGATGGGCTTCGGATTTATATCCATGACTAGTCGTGGGGGAACTCCCGTAGATCCTCCTATGGATGTATTTGTTCACCAA AGCAAACTGCACATGGAGGGCTTTCGCAGCCTGCGGGAGGGAGAGCCACTAGAGTTTACTTTCCAGAGGTCCCCCAGGGGCCTGGAGTCTGTACACGTCACGGGCCCCGGGGGAGGCCCCTGCTCGGGCAGTGAGAGGAGACAGAAACCCAAGCAGCCAATCCCGCAGCAGAGATGGAAGCCAAAGGGAGACCG atGCTATAACTGTGGAGGACTAGACCACCATGCCAAAGAGTGTGGCCTGCCGCCCCAGCCAAAGAAGTGCCACTACTGCCAGAGCGCGACGCACATGTTGGCCCACTGTCCTCACCGGCCCCCCGGCCCCTTGTCTCCCGGCCATGCCACAGCCATTCAGGGAAGACGCACTACTGTGGACCAGTACCCCTCTACCTTCACCACCACCTCCTACAGCCCCAGTCCcaggcagggaaacaggcacTCCCAGCCCTCTCAGGACAGTTCCCCCCCCCTCAGCAAGTCCTCCAGCAAGTCCTCCAGCTCTCCGGAAAACCCGGCACAGATCCAGAGGAGATCTGGAGCACACCACAGGTGGAAACAATCCTGA